TCAAGCATAATTTTTGGAGTCATTCAGATTATCGGGTCATTATGGGGAACTGACAAACCCGGTTGGAATTCATGGCAAAACTGGATTTCAGTGATTACTGGCGTCTGGTTTGTAATTTTCCCATTTATCTATTCATTAACAAATGGAGAAGTTTGGTCAAGTGTAATTCTTGGTTTAATCACGATTGTATTTAGCTTATGGAACTTAGGTTCTAATTCGAACTCAAAAGCTGTAGCTCAAAAATAAAATGAATAGCATCTCATAGTTTGAGCAAACTACTCAAGATGCAATAGAGCATCGTCCCATAACGTCTATTTTTGTAACGGAAAAACCTACTGGCTTTGTTCAGTAGGTTTTTCTGTTTTGTATATTGTATACCATATACAAAATTAGTTAACATAATACATCTTAGAGGAAGTGGGGAAACTCTAGACCCTTTGGGGGACAAGGACTCTTCCCTTCCTTCTTTTTTTCCAATATGCAGGATTTTATACATCCTTGAGTTAGCAAGGTTTCTTCCATTACTCAACACAAAAAGAGTGCATAAAAACTTTGGGGTTTATGCACCTTCCTTTATTGAATGGTATCAAGTATCTTTTGAGTCAACATTTCTAAATCTCATAACTGCAAAGACTATGTTTGCTAAAATATAGTATATACCCAGTATTGATAGACTATCAGTTACAACAATCAGAAAATCAACGTTTCTTATAAAGAATCCCCAAATTAAACAAGCTAGTAAAAACGTTATTGGAGAGAATAAGAAAATACTTAAAAAAGTTATTCTAAATTTATTACCCATAAACCTCATCCTTTACCACTAACAGGGACTCACCTTTTAGTATCTAGTGTATTCTAGTAATTGGATAGCACTATTTCCAAAATTCCCACCATCTTTTATCCCGGGTAGCAGCTATTAGCTGTTTACTTTCCTGAACTTCACGTAAAACTGTTATTAATTGTTCATCCCTTTTTGCATCCCTTTCTTGTAACATACGTTGTTGTTCTTCCAATCGTTTTACTAACTCAAGGTTAATTTTTTCTAACCGTTCTAAGCGTTCTGACATTGCTACATCTCTGTTTAGTTCAGTCTGTTTAGCCATAACAGCGGTTGCTACGGTATCTTCTGAAATGCTTGATACAGCTAGCTTTACAGCCTGTTCTAGCGTTATGTTCTTTTTATTCATCGCGTTCATTATACGTTGTATCATTGCTACATCTTTCTGATAAAAGATACGTGAGTTATTTACTCCTCGATCAAAAGTATAACCTTGTTCTTCTAATGCAAGACTATATTTTCTTAACGTAGAGGATCCAATTTTTAAAGTACTAGCTACCTCAGAACCAAAGTAAGTTTGTTCCATAACAACACTCCCTTATATATAGGTTGCTATACCTGTTATTCGGTTGCTATAAGCTGTTCTCCTTTTAAATGTTATCATTATGGTAACTATAATCAATGATATTGGATTATGATGGGATAACAAAGTTAAGAGGTGAAACCATATGAAAAAAGCTTTAATAAAAGCATTATAATACCTATTATTAGCTACTGTAATACTAGTTATATTGAATCTTAGAGGAGATATGAATATCACCCCTTATATTATTGCGATAGTTATCTTAACTGTGGCAAAGTTCCTTATTCACTTCCTCATGGAAAGGAATAAAAAAACCGGGAACATATTTAATGCCCCTGTTTTTTAAATTCCTTTTTATAAGACATCACCTTTAGGTGATTTATATTAGCCTTCAGGCTAATATTTTTTC
This portion of the Priestia filamentosa genome encodes:
- a CDS encoding SPW repeat protein, which produces MKTRGNLNALIGVWFIIAPWIIGFSDQSGALWSSIIFGVIQIIGSLWGTDKPGWNSWQNWISVITGVWFVIFPFIYSLTNGEVWSSVILGLITIVFSLWNLGSNSNSKAVAQK
- a CDS encoding DUF3967 domain-containing protein, giving the protein MEQTYFGSEVASTLKIGSSTLRKYSLALEEQGYTFDRGVNNSRIFYQKDVAMIQRIMNAMNKKNITLEQAVKLAVSSISEDTVATAVMAKQTELNRDVAMSERLERLEKINLELVKRLEEQQRMLQERDAKRDEQLITVLREVQESKQLIAATRDKRWWEFWK